The following proteins are encoded in a genomic region of Ammospiza caudacuta isolate bAmmCau1 chromosome 13, bAmmCau1.pri, whole genome shotgun sequence:
- the PLEKHF1 gene encoding pleckstrin homology domain-containing family F member 1 produces MMDHLANTEINSQRIAAVESCFGASGQPLALPGRVLLGEGILTKECRKKPKPRIFFLFNDILVYGSIILNKRKYNSQHIIPLEDVTLETLPDTLQMKNRWMIKTSKKSFVVSAASLTERKEWISHLEECIKHLLSKTGRQPCREPAAPWIPDKATDICMRCTHTKFSTLTRRHHCRKCGFVVCADCSRQRFLMPRLSPKPLRVCNLCYRQLLAEKKKEAEADRRQTEPIPSATQGYEPSSGDESDKSDDDRAEHWPADSEFYTSQVSWSSFHS; encoded by the coding sequence aTGATGGACCACCTTGCAAACACGGAGATCAACAGCCAGCGCATcgctgctgtggagagctgctTTGGGGCTTCTGGGCAGCCCTTGGCCTTGCCGGGCAGGGTGCTCCTGGGAGAAGGGATTTTAACCAAGGAGTGCCGCAAGAAGCCAAAGCCTCGcatctttttcctcttcaacGACATCCTGGTCTACGGCAGCATCATCCTCAACAAAAGGAAGTACAACTCCCAGCACATCATCCCCCTTGAAGACGTCACTCTGGAGACGCTGCCAGACACCCTGCAGATGAAGAACCGCTGGATGATCAAAACCTCCAAGAAGTCCTTTGTGGTGTCGGCAGCGTCCCTGACGGAGAGGAAGGAGTGGATCAGCCACCTGGAGGAGTGCATCAAGCACCTGCTGAGCAAGACGGGCCGGCAGCCGTGCAGGGAGCCCGCGGCGCCCTGGATCCCCGACAAGGCCACGGACATCTGCATGCGCTGCACGCACACCAAGTTCTCCACGCTCACCCGCAGGCACCACTGCCGCAAGTGCGGCTTCGTCGTGTGCGCCGACTGCTCCCGCCAGAGGTTCCTGATGCCCAGGCTGTCCCCCAAGCCCCTGAGGGTCTGCAACCTGTGCTACAGGCAGCTGCTGGccgagaagaagaaggaggcaGAGGCGGATCGGAGGCAGACGGAGCCCATCCCCTCTGCCACGCAGGGCTACGAGCCCTCCAGCGGCGATGAGAGCGACAAGTCTGACGATGACAGGGCTGAGCACTGGCCAGCTGACTCAGAGTTTTATACCTCACAGGTATCCTGGTCATCTTTCCACAGCTGA
- the POP4 gene encoding ribonuclease P protein subunit p29 — MPKMKDEAIQDMLTRKAVVLEHYHKKQTKQKRKKTKGFTAKQRRELRLFEIEPEQQRYAIFLPLHELWKQYIRDLCHGLKPDAQPHMIQSKLLKADLHGAIVTVTKSKCPSYVGITGIILQEFKHIFKIITKEDKLKVVPKLNNVFSLELDGFISYIYGSKFLLRASERSAKKFKLKGTIDL; from the exons ATGCCCAAAATGAAAGATGAGGCTATCCAGGACATGCTGACCCGGAAAGCTGTCGTTCTGGAGCATTATCACAAGAAACAGACcaagcagaagaggaagaagacaAAAGGTTTTACTGCCAAGCAGAGGCGAGAGCTGCGTCTGTTTGAAATTGAACCTGAGCAGCAGAG ATATGCCATCTTCCTCCCACTCCACGAGCTCTGGAAGCAGTACATCAGAGACCTGTGCCATGGCCTCAAACCCGATGC GCAACCCCATATGATTCAGAGCAAGCTGCTCAAAGCTGATCTCCATGGAGCCATTGTTACAG TTACAAAATCAAAGTGCCCCTCTTACGTTGGGATAACAGGAATCATTCTACAGGAATTTAAACACATCTTCAAAATTATCACTAAAGAGGACAAGTTAAAAG TTGTTCCCAAACTTAACAACgtgttcagcctggagctggaTGGGTTCATTTCCTACATCTACGGCAGCAAGTTCCTGCTCAGAGCAAGTGAGAGATCTGCCAAAAAATTCAAGTTGAAAGGAACTATTGACCTGTGA